The following nucleotide sequence is from Halanaerobiales bacterium.
TAAAACCACTTGTTGAGGAAGAGTAAATATGATAAAGAAGTCTTTTTTCCACTTTACAATTACAATATTATCTTTAATATTAATATTTTTTGTGCTTGCCCCAATTTTCAAACTAGTTACAGGTAGCAGTGTAAATATGCTCTTAGATACAGTAAAAGAAAGAGAAGTATATAGTACAATTTTGAGAACATTTAGAGCCTCTTTAGTTGCTACTCTGGTTTCAATCTTTTTAGCAGTACCCCTGGCTTATTTTTTAGCCAGGGTAAATTTTCCCGGAAAAGTTTTTATTGAAGGAATAATGAATTTGCCTGTTATTATTCCCCATACTGCTGCTGGGATAGCCTTACTTACTGTATTTGGTAATAGGTTTTTTCTCGGTAAATTTTTTAGTAATTTTGGTTTGAGTTTTGTTGGTGAATTTGCAGGAATTGTGATTGCTATGATGTTTGTTAGTATGCCTTTTCTTCTAAATGATGCAGTTGAAGGTTTTAGAGCTATTGATCCCCGACTGGAAAAAGTCGCTCGAAGTTTGGGAGCTTCTCCTGCTCAAACTTTTT
It contains:
- a CDS encoding ABC transporter permease, with amino-acid sequence MIKKSFFHFTITILSLILIFFVLAPIFKLVTGSSVNMLLDTVKEREVYSTILRTFRASLVATLVSIFLAVPLAYFLARVNFPGKVFIEGIMNLPVIIPHTAAGIALLTVFGNRFFLGKFFSNFGLSFVGEFAGIVIAMMFVSMPFLLNDAVEGFRAIDPRLEKVARSLGASPAQTFFKIALPLNLSHIISGSLMMWARGLSEFGAVVILAYHPMSAPVLIYERFASFGLKYSRPIAAIMVLASLIVFIVLRLVNAKMSSVEDRTEG